From Halococcus agarilyticus, one genomic window encodes:
- a CDS encoding heterodisulfide reductase-related iron-sulfur binding cluster — translation MTLVLQTGETVTRETFWLVGPVGKALFYFLAALAVAVFLYGVYERFARYTRGTEDAFARLDDLPNRIVSAAKTVATNENQFNRDLYGGLMHAFIMWGFLTLLIGTTILGIDMDGYRLITGLLGETQSFFVGDFYLSYSLVMDAMGFLFVVGLGMAIYRRYVVRNERLWGEHTSLEDGLFVWTLFLLALGGYLVEGVRILATGFPEFETVSFVGWFVALVLQGAGISEGLATTIYPAAWWSHSLLALGFVAWVPYAKPFHMLSSFANVVTRDEKAGVRLPGVPADADPDEIGFTEVEDMSWRQILDQDACTKCGRCSSVCPAKASGRPLDPRDVILDLKGYRESVNAGGETKEIVADGGTSVIDSRTMESCMSCMACMDACPVDIEHVPQFTEMNRRLTESGEMDENVQETMMDIFGQGNSFGDPERKRPEWTEELDFAVPDARDEPVEYLWYVGDYPSYDERNRRVARSLATIFEHAGVDYGILYEDEQNDGNDVRRVGEEGLYEMLAEDNVDAFESCEFDTLVCTDPHSYNTFANEYPELDGVEWNADGEIDVHHYTQVVQELADSGALDLAGTELDHTVTYHDPCHLGRMNDEYEAPRDLVRRTGCDLNEMPRNRANSFCCGGGGGGLWMDFDEEPKPSEERLREALEDTDAGRAVEKFVVACPMCMTMYEDGRKTGSFEDEIEIVGLAELLAEALDAGGAGATADTDAETGAAPAND, via the coding sequence ATGACACTCGTGCTCCAGACGGGAGAGACCGTCACCCGAGAGACGTTCTGGTTGGTGGGTCCCGTCGGGAAGGCGCTCTTTTATTTCCTCGCGGCGCTCGCGGTCGCGGTGTTCCTGTACGGGGTCTACGAGCGGTTCGCCCGCTACACTCGGGGAACGGAGGACGCCTTCGCCAGGCTCGACGACCTCCCGAACCGGATCGTGAGCGCCGCCAAAACCGTCGCCACCAACGAGAACCAGTTCAACCGCGACCTCTACGGCGGGCTGATGCACGCGTTCATCATGTGGGGCTTCCTCACGCTGCTGATCGGCACCACCATTCTGGGCATCGACATGGACGGCTATCGTCTCATTACGGGACTGCTGGGCGAGACACAGTCGTTCTTCGTCGGCGATTTCTACCTCTCGTACTCGCTGGTGATGGACGCGATGGGCTTTCTGTTCGTCGTCGGTCTCGGGATGGCGATCTACCGACGATACGTCGTCCGGAACGAGCGGCTCTGGGGCGAACACACCAGCCTCGAAGACGGGCTGTTCGTCTGGACGCTGTTTCTCCTCGCCCTCGGAGGGTATCTCGTCGAGGGCGTCCGGATCCTCGCGACCGGCTTTCCCGAGTTCGAGACGGTGAGCTTCGTCGGCTGGTTCGTCGCGCTCGTCCTCCAGGGCGCGGGCATCTCCGAAGGGCTCGCGACGACGATCTACCCGGCGGCGTGGTGGTCGCACTCGCTGCTCGCGCTCGGGTTCGTCGCGTGGGTGCCCTACGCCAAGCCGTTCCACATGCTCTCCTCGTTCGCGAACGTCGTCACCCGCGACGAGAAGGCAGGGGTTCGGCTGCCGGGCGTCCCCGCCGACGCCGACCCCGACGAGATCGGGTTCACGGAGGTCGAGGACATGTCGTGGCGACAGATCCTCGATCAGGACGCCTGCACCAAGTGCGGCCGGTGTTCGTCGGTCTGTCCCGCGAAGGCGTCGGGCCGCCCGCTCGACCCCCGCGACGTGATCCTCGATCTCAAGGGGTATCGCGAGTCGGTGAACGCGGGCGGCGAGACGAAGGAGATCGTCGCGGACGGCGGCACGAGCGTCATCGATTCGCGCACGATGGAGTCGTGTATGTCCTGCATGGCCTGCATGGACGCCTGCCCCGTCGACATCGAGCACGTCCCGCAGTTCACCGAGATGAACCGCCGGCTCACCGAGTCGGGCGAGATGGACGAGAACGTCCAGGAGACCATGATGGACATCTTCGGCCAGGGCAACTCCTTCGGCGATCCCGAGCGCAAGCGCCCCGAGTGGACCGAGGAGCTCGACTTCGCGGTGCCCGACGCGCGCGACGAACCCGTCGAGTACCTCTGGTACGTCGGCGACTACCCCTCCTACGACGAGCGAAACCGGCGAGTCGCCCGGTCGCTCGCCACCATCTTCGAGCACGCGGGCGTCGACTACGGCATCCTCTACGAGGACGAGCAGAACGACGGCAACGACGTTCGCCGAGTCGGTGAAGAGGGCCTCTACGAGATGCTCGCCGAGGACAACGTCGACGCGTTCGAGAGCTGTGAGTTCGACACGCTGGTCTGCACCGACCCCCACAGCTACAACACGTTTGCGAACGAGTACCCCGAACTCGACGGCGTAGAGTGGAACGCCGATGGCGAGATCGACGTGCACCACTACACGCAGGTCGTTCAGGAACTCGCGGATAGTGGCGCGCTCGACCTCGCGGGGACCGAGCTCGATCACACCGTGACGTACCACGATCCCTGTCACCTCGGCCGGATGAACGACGAGTACGAGGCTCCCCGAGATCTCGTCCGCCGGACTGGTTGTGACCTGAACGAGATGCCCAGAAATCGCGCGAACAGTTTCTGCTGTGGTGGCGGTGGCGGCGGGCTCTGGATGGACTTCGACGAGGAGCCAAAGCCGAGCGAGGAACGACTCCGCGAGGCGCTGGAAGACACCGACGCGGGAAGGGCGGTCGAGAAGTTCGTGGTCGCGTGCCCGATGTGCATGACGATGTACGAGGACGGCCGCAAGACCGGGAGCTTCGAGGACGAGATCGAGATCGTCGGGCTTGCCGAACTCCTCGCGGAGGCACTCGATGCGGGCGGAGCGGGAGCGACGGCGGACACGGACGCGGAGACGGGTGCGGCCCCGGCGAACGACTGA
- a CDS encoding biotin transporter BioY yields MVSATRDVELVGDATASNLARAALFAALIGAFAYVSFPNPVSPAPVTLQVLGVFLAGILLGPVWGGAACGLYLLAGALGAPVFAGGSAGLGVLVGPTAGYLWSYPFAAAAIGVVVHGGTSLVDPTSISLLRLVGAMALGVVVIYAFGVVGLMAVQNLGPVEAFLGGAAAFIPAEVLKIVAGVGIVRSDAIAAAR; encoded by the coding sequence ATCGTGAGCGCCACTCGCGACGTGGAGCTCGTTGGTGACGCGACCGCGAGCAACCTCGCGCGCGCGGCGCTGTTCGCCGCCCTGATCGGCGCGTTCGCCTACGTCAGCTTCCCGAACCCCGTCTCGCCCGCCCCGGTCACGCTCCAGGTGCTCGGCGTGTTCCTCGCGGGCATCCTGCTCGGCCCGGTCTGGGGCGGAGCGGCCTGTGGGCTCTATCTCCTCGCGGGCGCACTCGGCGCACCGGTGTTCGCCGGTGGGTCGGCGGGACTCGGCGTCCTCGTGGGGCCGACCGCGGGCTACCTCTGGTCGTACCCGTTCGCGGCCGCCGCGATCGGCGTCGTCGTCCACGGCGGCACCTCGCTCGTGGATCCCACGTCGATCTCGCTGCTCCGCCTCGTCGGCGCGATGGCCCTCGGCGTGGTTGTAATCTACGCGTTCGGGGTGGTCGGACTGATGGCCGTCCAAAATCTCGGCCCTGTCGAGGCGTTCCTCGGGGGTGCGGCCGCGTTCATTCCGGCCGAGGTGCTGAAGATCGTGGCCGGCGTGGGGATCGTTCGGAGCGACGCGATCGCCGCCGCTCGATGA
- a CDS encoding energy-coupling factor ABC transporter ATP-binding protein produces MIETRDLVHRYDGADGPAIDGVSLTIHDGSFVVLAGPNGSGKTTLVRQFNGLLEPDAGSVSVNGQAVAESVVAARTAVAMTFQDPRDGFVAATVGADVAFGPENLGLDRDEIDHRVADALAAVQLDGREDERIDRLSGGERARVAIAGALAMEPNHLVLDEPFAGLDEPARQSVLDRMRALHMDGTGIVVVTHDLRDLVAPADRVIVMNEGRVALDAPPDGAIDRLPGLGVRAPC; encoded by the coding sequence ATGATCGAGACCCGCGATCTCGTCCATCGCTACGACGGAGCCGACGGGCCGGCGATCGACGGTGTCTCGCTCACCATCCATGACGGGTCGTTCGTCGTGCTCGCGGGGCCGAACGGCTCGGGGAAGACGACGCTCGTCCGGCAGTTCAACGGCCTGCTCGAACCCGATGCGGGTAGCGTGTCGGTGAACGGCCAGGCGGTCGCGGAGAGCGTGGTGGCCGCGCGAACCGCGGTCGCGATGACGTTTCAGGATCCGCGCGACGGGTTCGTGGCCGCGACCGTGGGCGCGGACGTCGCGTTCGGGCCCGAGAACCTCGGGCTCGACAGGGATGAAATCGACCATCGGGTGGCCGACGCGCTCGCGGCAGTACAGCTGGATGGCCGCGAGGACGAGCGCATCGACAGGTTGTCCGGCGGCGAGCGGGCGCGAGTCGCGATCGCGGGTGCGCTCGCGATGGAACCCAATCACCTCGTGCTCGACGAGCCGTTCGCGGGCCTCGACGAGCCGGCGCGACAGTCGGTGCTGGACAGGATGCGTGCGCTTCACATGGATGGAACGGGGATCGTGGTCGTCACCCACGACCTTCGCGATCTCGTCGCTCCCGCCGATCGGGTGATCGTGATGAACGAGGGGCGGGTCGCGCTCGACGCACCGCCCGACGGCGCGATCGATCGGCTTCCGGGGCTCGGCGTTCGCGCGCCGTGCTGA
- a CDS encoding energy-coupling factor transporter transmembrane component T family protein encodes MLTYEPGDSLAHRLDPRAKIAVQVGFALAAFAHTTPRGLAVLTALAGVVLAASAVSPVAALAEARYALPLLIAGPAIAALTLGPPWIALSQAVAPALASYRVLLVLAVSVAYVRTTRVRDSRTAVQSLVPGRPGRFLGVGVALVFRFLPVLVADLSRTRAAMRARLGSERGLTDRMGIVANAGIRRAFGRADRLGVALRARCFAWNPTLPHLRFARRDLPALGFAAVLVGWALVGNPL; translated from the coding sequence GTGCTGACCTACGAGCCTGGCGACTCGCTCGCCCACCGACTCGATCCGCGGGCGAAAATCGCAGTGCAGGTGGGATTCGCGCTTGCGGCGTTCGCTCACACCACGCCGCGCGGCCTCGCGGTGCTGACCGCGCTCGCCGGCGTCGTTCTCGCGGCCTCGGCGGTGTCACCGGTCGCCGCCCTCGCCGAGGCGCGCTATGCGCTCCCCCTCCTGATCGCCGGGCCGGCGATCGCCGCCCTCACCCTCGGACCGCCGTGGATCGCCCTCTCGCAAGCTGTCGCGCCGGCGCTTGCGAGCTATCGCGTCCTGCTCGTCCTCGCCGTGAGCGTCGCTTACGTCCGGACGACGCGCGTGCGTGACTCCCGGACGGCGGTCCAGTCGCTCGTGCCCGGCCGTCCGGGTCGCTTCCTCGGCGTCGGCGTGGCGCTCGTCTTCCGGTTCCTTCCCGTCCTGGTGGCCGACCTCTCGCGGACGCGCGCGGCGATGCGCGCACGCCTCGGGAGCGAACGCGGGCTCACCGATCGAATGGGAATCGTCGCGAACGCGGGAATCCGGCGGGCGTTCGGGCGGGCCGACCGGCTGGGCGTGGCGCTCCGTGCCCGGTGTTTCGCGTGGAACCCGACCCTGCCACACCTCCGATTCGCCCGCCGCGACCTGCCGGCGCTCGGTTTCGCCGCGGTGCTCGTCGGCTGGGCACTCGTCGGAAATCCGCTCTGA